From a single Candidatus Melainabacteria bacterium genomic region:
- a CDS encoding TolC family protein — protein MISGFPTNILIAIAVFLYFAMAVLPCRAAGRETPVPDFQFTAQAPTRAITLREAVDTALRNYPAIAQKQFKLRAAKGGVTLAKTQYLPNLNIDIQESEITGNRVASVVMNNVSGFDTVPVDSGPPSQRSSLRPLQNNLQGLNFNWLLIDQGLRHANDNYAYADARAARADVNLVKLDVAFDVANAFLTAAAAKQVIVSTQAALEHMKAADVRARTLVSQGLRPAVDTADWDYEVSKAKIALIKAEKDRRVALAELAEKMGTAAADVDIISDPIISHPTVDVPFHAATDLSAHPLSLLKTAEVSRWRAKEVVLDKAYRPHLWLNASLWGKGSNDSVNPIRPVGGGVLPQVFNYMVGLSYSFPFMEYFPLKAQKEIARSNENAAKADYNLAIQILEKKDVRARIELAQAKKVADETPILVEAARVREIKVSKRYSTGLTNMVSLADAEKALASAQVEDAIAQIDVWRSILALSYVQGDLRPFLQLVDLMQGSNQTRQGS, from the coding sequence ATGATAAGCGGATTCCCGACTAACATTCTTATTGCCATAGCAGTATTTCTATATTTTGCTATGGCTGTTTTGCCTTGCCGAGCTGCTGGTAGAGAGACGCCCGTTCCTGACTTTCAATTCACAGCTCAAGCGCCCACGAGGGCGATAACATTGCGTGAGGCTGTCGATACTGCGCTTCGAAACTATCCCGCGATCGCACAGAAGCAATTCAAATTGCGTGCCGCCAAAGGTGGAGTCACTCTTGCCAAAACGCAGTATCTGCCGAACTTGAACATTGATATTCAAGAGTCTGAAATTACAGGCAATCGCGTCGCCAGTGTCGTCATGAACAACGTCTCTGGCTTTGATACTGTTCCAGTCGATTCAGGTCCACCGTCGCAACGCAGCTCGCTGAGACCGTTACAGAATAATTTGCAGGGTTTGAATTTCAACTGGTTATTGATCGACCAGGGGCTTCGTCACGCCAATGATAATTACGCTTACGCAGATGCGCGTGCGGCGAGGGCAGACGTGAATCTGGTCAAGCTCGATGTGGCTTTCGATGTAGCTAATGCATTTCTTACGGCTGCTGCGGCCAAGCAAGTGATTGTATCTACACAGGCTGCGCTCGAGCACATGAAAGCGGCCGATGTTCGGGCTCGCACGCTCGTGTCTCAAGGTTTGAGACCTGCTGTTGACACTGCTGATTGGGATTATGAGGTCTCGAAGGCAAAGATAGCTTTGATCAAAGCGGAGAAAGATAGGCGGGTAGCGCTTGCAGAGCTAGCGGAAAAGATGGGAACAGCGGCGGCAGATGTTGATATCATCAGTGATCCGATTATTTCGCATCCTACTGTTGATGTGCCTTTTCACGCTGCAACAGATCTGAGTGCGCACCCTCTCAGCCTGCTGAAAACTGCAGAAGTATCGCGTTGGCGTGCCAAAGAAGTGGTGCTCGACAAGGCATATAGACCGCACCTCTGGCTTAATGCGTCCTTGTGGGGAAAAGGCAGCAACGATAGTGTCAATCCGATTCGTCCGGTCGGTGGCGGGGTGTTGCCTCAAGTGTTTAACTACATGGTTGGACTGAGCTACAGTTTTCCGTTCATGGAGTACTTTCCACTCAAGGCTCAAAAGGAGATCGCAAGGAGTAACGAAAATGCAGCCAAGGCTGATTACAACCTTGCGATACAGATTCTGGAAAAGAAAGATGTTCGCGCTCGTATTGAACTTGCGCAGGCAAAGAAAGTAGCCGACGAAACTCCGATACTTGTTGAAGCTGCCAGAGTGCGTGAAATTAAAGTGTCCAAGCGGTACAGCACGGGCTTGACAAATATGGTGTCACTCGCAGATGCGGAGAAAGCGCTGGCCTCTGCTCAGGTCGAGGATGCAATTGCTCAAATCGATGTGTGGAGATCTATTCTCGCTCTTTCCTATGTGCAGGGAGATTTGCGCCCGTTTCTTCAATTAGTTGATCTGATGCAAGGCTCCAATCAAACGAGGCAGGGAAGTTAA
- a CDS encoding tetratricopeptide repeat protein, with amino-acid sequence MIRNSFGIKFRLLIAASVLLSQQLVALADETAKLNPPVKPGESVVANGSFAWREALLEGRKQQELKHLTVAQSCFEAALKEAKRVHASDADLIICYRALGEIFVQQDIAEDANQNYKRALRLLKKNTRENFALLAETYGNLADIAYFDGDYPRAKKLFADGLKVLADANQRSSYLYASLQLRYGKVLCKIDDLKGAAEAYYDVISKLMVQADLPNNILLVDALADYTDLFRNNFDQSAVRESSVQRELLKDDPKMFGNGKGVAPSAFSAAVAARLADQAVASLQLKNKQETSSSSASSNRLTSPEGSSVSVSVNADRDAGQNFGNGLPGSNVIHPDRPLNDLALDQQVSQQRIDFYERMVSVDIKSLGPNHPSVARDLISLATVYLAQNNFSEAKPLLQRALVIYESSYGAKSALTDRTRTLIGVISEEQRVRDAGQPPATEYVSKLPVVPVAAQTPEVALRLNYLALQCLSYGKTDQALVLYSWALATTARTAGERSMLAACCLNDYARVLRASSDSQTATQYENDAAAIVRSNIVRKATAKL; translated from the coding sequence ATGATTAGAAACTCATTTGGTATCAAATTTCGTCTTCTGATTGCTGCATCTGTTTTGCTGAGTCAGCAACTTGTTGCGTTGGCAGACGAGACGGCTAAATTAAATCCTCCTGTTAAACCTGGTGAATCCGTTGTTGCTAATGGTTCTTTCGCCTGGCGTGAGGCTCTTCTGGAAGGGCGCAAACAGCAGGAACTGAAACATCTGACGGTTGCGCAGTCATGTTTCGAGGCTGCTCTGAAGGAAGCTAAGCGCGTTCATGCCAGTGATGCTGATTTGATAATTTGCTATCGAGCTCTTGGTGAGATTTTTGTTCAGCAAGATATCGCCGAAGATGCGAATCAAAACTACAAGCGTGCCCTTCGCCTTTTGAAGAAAAATACTCGCGAGAATTTTGCGCTGCTCGCTGAAACGTACGGAAATCTCGCTGATATAGCCTATTTCGACGGCGATTATCCCCGAGCGAAGAAGCTGTTTGCCGATGGATTGAAAGTGCTTGCTGATGCTAATCAGAGGTCCAGTTATCTGTATGCCAGTCTGCAGTTGCGCTATGGAAAAGTCTTGTGCAAGATTGACGACTTGAAAGGCGCAGCTGAAGCCTATTACGATGTTATATCCAAGTTAATGGTACAAGCTGATTTGCCAAATAACATTCTTCTTGTCGACGCTCTGGCTGATTACACGGATTTGTTTCGTAACAACTTCGATCAGTCTGCTGTGCGAGAGTCGAGCGTACAGCGTGAATTGTTGAAAGATGATCCGAAGATGTTTGGTAATGGCAAAGGAGTCGCTCCTTCTGCGTTTAGTGCAGCGGTAGCTGCGCGCCTCGCGGATCAGGCAGTTGCGAGTCTGCAGTTGAAGAACAAGCAGGAGACCTCGTCGAGTTCAGCAAGCAGTAATCGTTTGACAAGTCCTGAGGGGTCTTCAGTCTCAGTTTCGGTAAATGCTGACAGGGACGCCGGGCAAAATTTTGGTAATGGTTTACCAGGTTCAAACGTTATCCATCCTGATCGTCCACTCAATGACCTGGCTCTGGATCAGCAGGTCTCTCAACAGCGTATCGATTTTTATGAGCGTATGGTTTCGGTTGACATAAAATCGCTTGGCCCTAACCATCCTAGTGTTGCGCGCGATCTGATCAGTCTGGCCACGGTTTACCTTGCGCAGAACAATTTCAGCGAAGCAAAGCCACTTCTTCAACGAGCGTTGGTGATCTATGAATCGTCATACGGTGCTAAATCAGCTCTGACAGATCGAACCAGAACCCTGATCGGTGTGATCAGTGAAGAACAGCGGGTCAGAGATGCCGGTCAGCCGCCAGCCACTGAGTATGTTTCCAAACTACCAGTGGTGCCTGTTGCGGCCCAGACTCCTGAAGTTGCTTTGCGGCTAAATTATCTGGCCCTTCAGTGTCTGAGTTACGGAAAGACCGATCAGGCTCTCGTTCTCTATTCATGGGCTCTTGCAACAACAGCGCGAACGGCAGGTGAGAGGAGCATGCTTGCTGCCTGCTGTTTGAACGATTACGCTCGTGTTTTGCGAGCATCGAGCGACTCTCAAACTGCAACTCAGTATGAGAATGACGCGGCCGCAATTGTGCGCTCAAACATTGTTCGCAAAGCAACGGCCAAATTGTAA